In Portunus trituberculatus isolate SZX2019 chromosome 46, ASM1759143v1, whole genome shotgun sequence, a single window of DNA contains:
- the LOC123519726 gene encoding uncharacterized protein LOC123519726, with protein MQYASCFYGSAAYSNLLKLDPIQNAALRISMGAMRSSPTDDLVPTILQDTGPACFPSLSTLHSNSGVDQQAPVWLPAARQPLIVRALLSLTILHLPPPPPQPVNPYSPFPSWLDVSHNFALHVPGLPPKPSVSGLAAAHFQQLDRSIYHHHLKIYTDGSRDASLPSSAAAIYDASTAICKTWRLPEYTDVLTTELFALLQALIYLRTSHPKSMVVIYTDSRSSLSLLLSRQPSSVTILVHSIQSTFLHLLNTGWDITFQWVPSHSGIRGNEVVDAAAKMALTHVNITPLPLQLHSAKRLISRLCHSSWDSSLNNAL; from the exons ATGCAGTATGCCAGCTGCTTTTATGGGTCAGCTGCCTACTCCAACCTCCTCAAGCTTGACCCCATTCAGAACGCTGCTTTGAGGATCTCTATGGGGGCCATGAGATCCTCCCCA ACGGATGACCTTGTGCCAACAATACTACAGGATACTGGGCCTGCCTgcttcccatccctctctaccCTCCACTCCAACTCAGGGGTGGATCAGCAAGCTCCTGTATGGCTCCCCGCTGCCCGTCAGCCACTAATAGTGCGTGCCCTGCTCAGCCTAACCATtctccacttaccaccaccacctccacagcctgtcaacccctactcaccttttccttcatggCTGGACGTCTCCCATAATTTTGCTCTCCACGTTCCTGGGCTTCCTCCCAAACCATCTGTGAGTGGATTAGCAGCAGCCCACTTCCAACAGCTGGACCGGtccatttatcaccaccacctcaagatCTACACGGACGGCTCCAGAGATGCCTCCCTGCCCTCCTCGGCAGCAGCTATATATGACGCCAGTACAGCTATCTGTAAGACATGGAGGCTTCCTGAGTACACAGATGTCCTTACCACGGAGCTCTTTGCCCTTCTCCAGGCCCTCATCTACCTCCGCACCTCTCACCCGAAGTCCATGGTGGTAATTTACACCGACTcccgctcatctctctctctcctcttgtcccGGCAGCCATCCTCCGTCACAATCCTCGTCCACTCCATCCAGAgcaccttcctccatctcctgaataCTGGCTGGGATATCACCTTCCAGTGGGTGCCTTCCCACAGCGGCATCCGGGGGAATGAGGTGGTGGATGCTGCTGCCAAGATGGCCTTAACCCATGTAAACATTACTCCCCTACCCCTCCAGCTTCATTCTGCCAAACGGCTCATATCTCGCCTCTGCCACTCATCCTGGGACTCTTCACTCAACAACGCACTCTAA